From Vagococcus jeotgali, one genomic window encodes:
- a CDS encoding beta-glucoside-specific PTS transporter subunit IIABC, translating into MSKQSNKELATDVLTLVGGKENVISVVHCATRLRFKLKDESKAQTEKIKNHSGVITVVQSGGQYQVVIGSHVKDVYQDLLEVSGLSGASSSEEDTPKGNIFNQFVDIISGVFTPFLGALAGTGVLKGLLTLFVLFGWVSEQSGVYQILFAASDGFMQFLPFAIAYTAAKKFKSDPFISVAVVGALLYPSITQMAAEQVAINFLGIPVIIGPTGYMQTVIPIILFVWLQKYIEKGAKKIVPDFLKIILVPMLTILVMVPLTFIVIGPLGTIIGVGLGNLYDAIFNFSPIIAGAVMGGLWQVFVMFGMHWGFIPIALNNLTMNNFDTMTPMLLAAVLAQAGAALAVALRTKSKKRKALAVSGTLTAVFGITEPTVYGVTLPLKKPFISACIGGAVGGAIIAGAGVKMFSGGLISVLSIPGFISTIEGVESNVIMGIIGSVVAIVISFVLTLVLGFDLEASAEENAEVSTEEMTTTNQKSEKRDVLVSPLTGKVLPLSQVKDEVFASEALGKGLAIEPSVGEVYAPSDAEVTSVFPTGHAIGLTTDTGAEVLIHIGMDTVELEGKGFDVKVKQGDKVKQGDLLVAFDIDTLEKAGKSIITPIVVTNSADYLDVLDLEQTDVVSGEDILVLVK; encoded by the coding sequence ATGTCAAAGCAAAGTAATAAGGAATTAGCCACAGATGTTTTAACTTTAGTTGGGGGCAAGGAAAATGTTATTAGTGTGGTTCATTGTGCCACGAGGTTAAGGTTTAAATTAAAAGATGAGTCAAAAGCTCAGACTGAAAAAATCAAAAATCATTCAGGTGTTATTACAGTAGTCCAAAGTGGTGGACAGTATCAGGTTGTTATTGGTAGCCATGTGAAAGATGTTTATCAAGACTTATTGGAAGTATCAGGGTTGAGTGGGGCTTCATCTAGTGAGGAAGATACACCAAAAGGTAACATTTTTAATCAATTTGTTGATATCATTTCAGGTGTATTCACTCCCTTCTTAGGTGCATTAGCTGGAACTGGGGTTTTAAAAGGATTATTAACTTTATTTGTTTTATTTGGTTGGGTAAGTGAGCAGTCTGGTGTTTACCAAATTTTATTTGCAGCTTCTGATGGTTTTATGCAATTTTTACCATTTGCAATCGCTTATACAGCTGCTAAGAAATTTAAATCAGATCCGTTTATCTCTGTAGCAGTTGTTGGGGCACTTTTATACCCAAGTATTACTCAAATGGCGGCAGAACAAGTGGCAATTAACTTTTTAGGTATTCCAGTCATTATCGGACCAACAGGTTATATGCAAACTGTTATTCCAATTATTTTATTTGTTTGGTTGCAAAAGTATATTGAAAAAGGGGCTAAAAAAATTGTTCCTGATTTCTTGAAGATTATTTTAGTTCCAATGTTAACTATCTTGGTTATGGTACCTCTAACTTTTATTGTTATTGGACCTTTAGGAACGATTATCGGTGTAGGTTTAGGTAATTTATATGATGCTATCTTTAACTTTAGTCCGATCATTGCTGGTGCTGTTATGGGTGGTTTATGGCAAGTTTTTGTGATGTTTGGTATGCACTGGGGATTCATTCCTATTGCTTTAAATAATTTAACAATGAATAATTTTGATACAATGACTCCTATGCTACTTGCAGCAGTTCTTGCTCAAGCAGGAGCAGCCTTAGCTGTGGCATTAAGAACGAAGAGTAAAAAAAGAAAAGCATTGGCAGTATCTGGAACGCTAACTGCAGTTTTTGGTATCACAGAACCAACAGTATACGGGGTAACGTTACCTCTTAAAAAACCATTTATTTCAGCTTGTATTGGTGGTGCTGTAGGTGGTGCAATCATTGCAGGTGCTGGTGTTAAAATGTTTTCTGGTGGGTTAATTAGTGTGCTATCTATCCCAGGTTTCATTAGTACAATTGAAGGTGTGGAATCTAATGTAATCATGGGAATTATTGGTTCAGTTGTGGCTATCGTTATCTCATTTGTTTTAACGTTAGTGTTAGGATTTGATTTAGAAGCCTCAGCTGAAGAAAACGCGGAAGTGTCAACTGAAGAAATGACAACAACAAACCAAAAATCAGAAAAACGTGATGTATTAGTATCTCCTTTAACAGGTAAAGTTTTACCATTAAGTCAAGTCAAAGATGAAGTATTTGCCTCAGAAGCGTTAGGAAAAGGGTTAGCCATTGAACCAAGTGTTGGAGAAGTTTATGCTCCCTCAGACGCAGAAGTTACATCAGTATTTCCTACAGGCCATGCTATTGGTTTAACAACAGATACGGGTGCTGAAGTACTGATTCATATTGGAATGGACACAGTTGAACTGGAAGGTAAGGGGTTTGATGTGAAAGTTAAGCAAGGTGATAAGGTTAAACAAGGTGACTTACTTGTTGCTTTTGATATTGATACTTTAGAAAAAGCAGGTAAATCGATTATCACACCTATTGTCGTGACTAATTCAGCAGATTACTTAGATGTATTAGATTTAGAGCAGACAGATGTTGTGAGTGGTGAAGATATCCTTGTATTAGTTAAATAA